In Thermosynechococcus sichuanensis E542, a single genomic region encodes these proteins:
- the petJ gene encoding cytochrome c6 PetJ, whose product MKKLFIRVCVIAIALFVSLTPAAFAADLANGAKVFSGNCAACHMGGGNVVMANKTLKKEALEQFGMYSEDAIIYQVQHGKNAMPAFAGRLTDEQIQDVAAYVLDQAAKGWAG is encoded by the coding sequence TTGAAAAAGCTATTCATTCGTGTTTGCGTGATCGCGATCGCGCTATTTGTCAGCCTCACCCCTGCGGCCTTTGCGGCAGATTTAGCCAATGGTGCCAAAGTCTTTAGCGGCAACTGTGCAGCCTGTCACATGGGGGGTGGCAATGTGGTGATGGCCAACAAAACCCTGAAGAAAGAAGCCCTTGAACAATTTGGCATGTACTCTGAGGATGCCATTATCTACCAAGTGCAGCACGGCAAAAATGCGATGCCGGCCTTTGCCGGTCGTCTTACCGATGAACAAATTCAAGATGTGGCTGCCTACGTGCTGGATCAAGCTGCCAAGGGTTGGGCAGGCTAA